The following proteins are encoded in a genomic region of Spirosoma sp. SC4-14:
- a CDS encoding XdhC/CoxI family protein, with protein MKEIVRIVEVFEQIDFTKRKAALATVVWVEGSSYRRPGARMLITDDGRWEGAISGGCLEGDALRKARQVMLDGAPIVVTYDTMDDGANSFGVGLGCNGIIDILIEPIDPNDDQNPVALLKEFTQKRDVRVLATVINSDEASTLKPGHRFVLTEEATNSIPNWLAPTMHQVLRSGKPLTQSYAVATGYADMFLERIDPGIELVIFGAGYDVIPVAKLARDLGWQVTVTDDCIAHLSPKRFPVATCVLYADREAVLDQLTITNRTAAVLMSHNFHYDKAVLQALLATDVPYIGMLGPRKRFDKMQAEFKKDGYQFSEMSLNRVHAPIGLDMGAETPDEIALSIMAEIKAFFTNGSGGFLKDKDGPIHERLVRAHTAFASSGN; from the coding sequence ATGAAAGAAATCGTCCGTATTGTTGAGGTTTTTGAGCAGATCGACTTCACAAAACGTAAAGCCGCTCTGGCAACTGTTGTGTGGGTAGAAGGATCGTCGTATCGGCGGCCGGGAGCGCGTATGCTCATTACCGACGATGGCCGATGGGAAGGCGCGATCAGTGGCGGTTGTCTGGAAGGGGATGCATTGCGAAAAGCCCGGCAGGTAATGCTCGATGGTGCCCCCATTGTGGTTACCTACGATACCATGGACGACGGTGCCAATAGTTTCGGGGTCGGTTTAGGCTGCAACGGAATTATCGACATCCTGATTGAACCGATCGATCCTAACGATGACCAAAATCCAGTTGCACTTCTGAAAGAGTTCACGCAGAAACGCGATGTTCGGGTTTTGGCTACCGTTATTAACAGTGACGAAGCCAGTACGCTCAAACCCGGCCACCGGTTCGTTCTGACCGAGGAAGCAACCAATAGTATACCGAATTGGTTAGCACCAACTATGCATCAGGTACTCCGTAGTGGTAAACCACTTACGCAGTCATACGCCGTTGCAACCGGATATGCCGATATGTTTCTGGAACGTATCGACCCAGGTATCGAGCTGGTCATTTTTGGTGCCGGTTACGATGTAATTCCAGTGGCCAAACTAGCCCGCGACCTCGGCTGGCAGGTTACCGTTACCGACGATTGCATCGCTCATTTATCACCGAAACGCTTTCCTGTAGCCACCTGCGTTTTATATGCCGACCGCGAAGCCGTTCTCGATCAGCTTACGATTACCAACCGCACAGCCGCCGTGCTGATGTCGCATAATTTTCATTACGACAAGGCCGTTTTACAGGCATTGCTTGCTACCGATGTGCCCTATATCGGTATGCTTGGCCCCCGCAAACGTTTCGACAAAATGCAGGCCGAATTCAAAAAAGACGGCTATCAGTTTTCAGAAATGTCGCTCAATCGCGTACATGCCCCTATTGGCCTTGACATGGGAGCCGAAACGCCCGACGAAATCGCCCTATCGATTATGGCCGAAATAAAGGCTTTCTTCACAAACGGGTCAGGCGGTTTTCTGAAAGACAAAGATGGTCCCATTCATGAGCGGCTGGTCAGAGCGCATACAGCCTTTGCCAGCTCTGGCAACTAA
- the ruvX gene encoding Holliday junction resolvase RuvX, protein MARLLAIDYGAKRTGIAVTDPLQLIASALETVLSHELLKYLKTYTEREPVEAFIVGLPRRLDGTDTDNTPRVRKFVVHLQNAFPNIPVYWHDERFTSAMALQAMIAGGSSKKDRREKGNIDKVSAAIILQSYMESKK, encoded by the coding sequence ATGGCACGACTCTTAGCAATCGACTATGGCGCAAAGCGAACCGGCATTGCCGTAACCGATCCGTTGCAACTTATTGCATCGGCTTTGGAAACGGTGCTATCGCACGAATTGCTCAAGTATCTTAAGACCTACACAGAACGGGAACCAGTTGAAGCGTTTATAGTTGGATTACCCAGACGGCTAGATGGTACCGATACCGACAACACCCCCCGTGTTCGGAAGTTCGTCGTTCATTTACAGAACGCATTTCCCAATATTCCCGTTTATTGGCATGATGAGCGTTTTACATCGGCAATGGCACTACAGGCCATGATTGCTGGCGGTAGTAGTAAAAAAGATCGGCGCGAGAAGGGCAACATCGACAAAGTCAGCGCTGCCATTATTCTCCAGTCATATATGGAAAGTAAAAAGTAG
- the def gene encoding peptide deformylase → MILPIIAYGDTVLRKRAKEIEPGSIDVKKLSEDMFETMYAASGIGLAAPQIGQSIRMFVVDGEPLNEDEPEEDIDKSLIGFKKVFINPEIIEEAGDDWGFEEGCLSIPGIRGEVFRPEIVVIHYFDTDWNEHEEEYDGMAARIIQHEYDHLDGKLFTDYLPPLRRQLIRKKLSDITKGKTDAEYRMKFPK, encoded by the coding sequence ATGATTCTCCCAATAATTGCCTACGGCGACACAGTTTTGCGGAAACGGGCTAAGGAAATAGAACCCGGCAGCATCGACGTAAAGAAATTAAGTGAAGATATGTTCGAAACCATGTATGCGGCTTCTGGTATTGGCCTGGCAGCTCCGCAGATTGGTCAGAGCATTCGAATGTTTGTAGTCGACGGCGAACCGCTCAATGAGGATGAACCGGAAGAAGATATTGATAAAAGCCTGATTGGCTTTAAAAAAGTCTTTATTAATCCTGAAATTATTGAAGAAGCAGGCGACGACTGGGGCTTTGAAGAGGGCTGTCTTAGTATTCCCGGTATTCGGGGCGAAGTTTTTCGGCCCGAAATTGTGGTAATTCACTACTTCGATACCGACTGGAACGAACACGAAGAAGAATACGACGGCATGGCCGCCCGCATTATTCAGCACGAATATGACCATCTCGACGGTAAGTTATTTACTGATTATCTGCCTCCATTGCGTCGGCAGCTTATCCGGAAAAAACTTTCCGATATTACCAAAGGAAAAACCGACGCCGAGTACCGAATGAAGTTCCCGAAGTGA
- a CDS encoding amidohydrolase — protein sequence MHITLLQTNLYWHDPVANRAMLEEHIFSLPEPTDLIVLPEMFTTGFTMDAPAVAEPMKLTTFRWLKQMAAQTGAVVTGSYVVQEGGQYFNRLIWMQPDGQFDSYDKRHLFRMAGEDNVYTAGTRRIIKEWKGWRICPLICYDLRFPVWSRNRSADSTDFDYDLLLYVANWPAPRRMAWNTLLQARAIENLSYVAGVNRVGADGNGHPYTGDSALIDFKGDLLARHTDVGAIHQQRLSLEELQTFRAKFPANLDADAFTLLG from the coding sequence ATGCACATCACCCTCCTCCAGACGAATCTGTACTGGCACGATCCGGTAGCGAACCGGGCCATGCTGGAGGAGCATATCTTTTCGTTGCCGGAGCCAACCGATCTGATTGTCTTGCCCGAAATGTTTACGACGGGCTTTACGATGGATGCGCCCGCGGTTGCCGAACCGATGAAGCTAACCACATTTCGGTGGCTCAAACAAATGGCTGCACAGACAGGCGCCGTTGTTACGGGTAGTTATGTGGTGCAGGAAGGTGGCCAGTATTTTAACCGACTCATCTGGATGCAACCCGATGGCCAATTCGACAGCTACGACAAGCGTCACTTGTTTCGGATGGCGGGTGAAGACAACGTATACACGGCTGGAACACGACGAATCATTAAAGAATGGAAAGGTTGGCGCATCTGTCCGCTCATTTGCTATGATTTGCGATTTCCGGTATGGAGCCGCAACCGCAGTGCCGACTCTACCGATTTTGACTATGATCTGCTGCTCTATGTTGCTAACTGGCCTGCTCCCCGGCGCATGGCCTGGAATACGCTTCTTCAGGCCCGAGCCATCGAAAATTTAAGCTATGTTGCGGGTGTCAATCGCGTAGGAGCCGACGGCAACGGCCATCCATACACAGGCGACTCTGCCCTCATTGATTTCAAAGGTGATCTGCTGGCCCGGCATACCGATGTTGGCGCAATTCATCAGCAACGTTTGTCGCTGGAAGAGTTACAAACGTTTCGAGCGAAGTTTCCAGCCAATCTCGATGCCGATGCATTTACGTTATTAGGTTAA
- a CDS encoding HAD family hydrolase: MKLIAFDADDTLWVNEPNYVNVKDKLFEMMAHHVDPVILSQRFYDAQMRNLRVFGYGAKSFILSMIETGIELTNGAITGSEIQQIIDVGRELLDFPIEVLDGVQEVLETLSNHFDLMVLTKGDLFDQESKIARSGLGHYFKHVEIVSEKNEQAYLSILKKYNLQPSEFIMIGNSLKSDVLPVVHIGCRAIHIPFSVTWEHEQVADEQLLDKSFTTLESARELLTLFESSLPPVILNKSFY, from the coding sequence ATGAAACTGATCGCATTTGACGCCGATGATACGTTATGGGTCAATGAACCCAACTATGTCAACGTAAAGGATAAGCTATTCGAAATGATGGCTCATCATGTTGATCCCGTAATTCTGTCGCAGCGGTTTTATGATGCACAGATGCGCAATTTGCGGGTATTTGGTTACGGAGCAAAGAGCTTTATTCTATCGATGATCGAAACGGGTATCGAACTTACCAACGGAGCTATAACGGGCTCCGAAATTCAGCAGATTATTGACGTAGGCCGGGAGTTGCTCGATTTCCCAATCGAAGTGCTCGATGGTGTTCAGGAAGTATTGGAAACGCTCTCGAATCACTTCGATCTGATGGTGCTGACCAAAGGCGATCTGTTTGATCAGGAAAGTAAAATTGCCCGTTCGGGACTGGGTCATTATTTCAAGCACGTTGAAATTGTCAGCGAGAAAAACGAACAGGCTTATCTGAGTATTCTGAAAAAATACAATCTGCAACCCAGCGAATTTATCATGATCGGCAATTCGCTCAAGTCCGATGTTTTGCCGGTTGTGCATATTGGTTGCCGGGCAATTCACATTCCTTTTTCGGTTACCTGGGAGCACGAACAAGTGGCTGATGAGCAACTACTGGATAAATCGTTTACTACCCTGGAAAGCGCCCGCGAATTATTGACTCTGTTTGAAAGTAGCCTGCCGCCGGTCATATTGAATAAGAGCTTCTATTAA
- a CDS encoding DUF4301 family protein, producing the protein MQFTEQDQNQITAQGIATEQIDEQIKYFVNGFPFLNVIKAATIGDGIIRIDEDQLATYIHRFDEATDETDLVKFVPASGAATRMFKSLFAALDGKSDKATDEVFARLTDFAFYEDLKAAMAANGKDLEKAVSENDRQTVLRFLLTDEGLEYGSLPKGLLKFHRYTDGPRTPVEEHLVEGAAYANSNGLVKIHFTVSPEHRDRFEKLIAEQKADYEAWLGVTFEISFSEQKKSTDTISVNLDNSPFRNPDGSLLFRPAGHGALIENLNDIDADIVFIKNIDNVVPDEIKEPTVTYKKVLGAVLLDAQQQIARLQGLLLGNVDDVSDGYLAEADELFRRTLFTLPPDGFDKLSKAEKIAYFRKKLDRPVRVCGMVKNVGEPGGGPFWAKNQDGSVSLQVVESAQIDLANPEQKAIFDGATHFNPVDLVCGLKDSQGNKYNLVNYRDPLTGFITAKSKDGKDLKAQELPGLWNGAMADWNTIFVEVPLITFNPVKTVNDLLRKEHQPEE; encoded by the coding sequence ATGCAATTTACCGAGCAAGACCAGAACCAGATTACCGCTCAGGGCATCGCCACTGAGCAAATCGACGAGCAGATAAAGTATTTTGTTAATGGCTTCCCATTCCTGAACGTCATCAAAGCCGCTACCATCGGTGATGGCATCATACGAATCGATGAAGATCAGTTAGCAACCTATATTCACCGGTTCGATGAAGCTACTGACGAAACAGACCTGGTTAAATTTGTACCAGCGTCTGGAGCCGCAACCCGTATGTTTAAATCGCTGTTTGCAGCCCTGGATGGTAAATCGGATAAAGCAACGGATGAAGTATTTGCCCGCCTGACCGACTTCGCTTTTTATGAAGACCTGAAAGCGGCAATGGCTGCCAACGGGAAGGATCTGGAAAAAGCCGTTTCTGAAAATGACCGCCAGACGGTTCTTCGCTTTCTGCTCACCGACGAAGGCCTGGAGTACGGTAGCCTGCCTAAAGGGCTATTGAAATTCCACCGTTATACCGACGGACCGCGAACACCGGTTGAAGAACATCTGGTTGAAGGAGCTGCCTATGCCAACTCCAACGGCTTGGTTAAAATCCACTTTACGGTTTCGCCCGAACACCGCGATCGCTTCGAAAAATTAATCGCAGAGCAAAAGGCCGATTATGAAGCCTGGCTGGGCGTTACATTCGAGATTAGTTTCTCCGAGCAAAAAAAATCGACCGATACCATTTCCGTAAACCTGGACAATTCGCCATTTCGGAACCCCGATGGCTCGTTGCTATTCCGTCCGGCTGGCCACGGTGCACTGATTGAAAACCTCAACGATATCGATGCCGATATTGTGTTCATTAAAAACATCGACAATGTTGTGCCCGACGAGATTAAGGAACCGACAGTTACCTATAAAAAAGTTCTGGGCGCGGTACTGCTCGATGCTCAGCAACAAATAGCCCGTTTGCAGGGCCTGTTGTTGGGCAATGTAGACGACGTTAGCGATGGCTATCTGGCCGAAGCCGATGAACTGTTCCGGCGGACATTGTTTACCCTTCCTCCCGATGGGTTCGACAAGCTGTCGAAAGCCGAAAAAATAGCCTATTTCCGTAAGAAACTGGATCGCCCAGTGCGTGTTTGTGGCATGGTGAAAAACGTAGGCGAGCCCGGCGGTGGACCATTCTGGGCCAAAAATCAGGATGGGTCGGTATCGTTACAGGTTGTCGAATCGGCGCAGATCGATCTGGCTAATCCAGAACAGAAAGCCATTTTCGACGGAGCAACCCACTTCAACCCGGTCGATCTGGTCTGTGGTCTGAAAGACAGCCAGGGCAACAAATACAATCTGGTTAATTACCGCGACCCTCTAACGGGCTTTATTACAGCGAAGTCGAAAGACGGAAAAGACCTGAAAGCACAGGAGTTACCTGGTCTATGGAATGGCGCGATGGCCGACTGGAACACCATCTTCGTTGAGGTTCCATTAATTACCTTCAATCCGGTCAAAACAGTGAACGATCTGCTTCGGAAAGAACACCAGCCCGAAGAATAA
- a CDS encoding Rrf2 family transcriptional regulator gives MISKKAKYAIKALKVLTEEYGKGPVLISYISAKENIPKKFLEAILLELRNHGILQSQKGKGGGYLLRIDPGRVNLAQVLRVIDGPIAPTPCVSFNFYVKCDDCADEETCALKPIMERVRDANLGVYENTSLLTFQSPESLETKEIPIGAGSAELAEASAKMSA, from the coding sequence ATGATTTCAAAGAAAGCTAAGTATGCCATTAAGGCCCTCAAGGTTTTAACTGAAGAATACGGGAAAGGCCCAGTGCTGATTTCGTATATCTCAGCGAAAGAAAATATTCCTAAAAAGTTTCTGGAGGCTATTCTGCTCGAATTGCGCAATCATGGCATTCTACAGAGCCAGAAAGGAAAAGGAGGAGGTTATTTGTTACGCATTGATCCGGGGCGTGTCAATTTGGCGCAGGTGCTGCGGGTTATTGATGGGCCGATTGCACCCACCCCCTGCGTATCGTTTAACTTCTACGTAAAATGCGACGATTGCGCCGATGAAGAAACCTGTGCACTGAAACCAATTATGGAGCGTGTTCGGGATGCAAACCTCGGCGTATATGAAAATACGTCACTGCTCACATTCCAAAGCCCCGAATCGCTTGAAACCAAAGAGATTCCTATTGGGGCAGGTTCTGCTGAACTGGCAGAAGCATCGGCAAAAATGTCTGCTTAA
- a CDS encoding IPT/TIG domain-containing protein has protein sequence MQFLRNWQYSLLLLLGLTVAFTACKNDDEPAAVLSITGINPTSAPISSTVTITGTLFNSTPSSNTVTFTGNAVATIISATSTQLVVTVPSGAQNGPITVSTGGQTATSSVSFSLSNRPVVTKVGSITANETWTADNIYLMKGFVIVDNNATLTIQAGTIIKGAGKADDPSGQQRGATLIVRPGAKLMAVGTADAPIVFTSNQPAGARNYGDWGGIALFGKAPINQPSATTFEGGLPGTVGTYSDVNDNSGTMQYMRVEFGGIALLANSEINGISLYGVGAGTTMDHIQVSYSGDDAYEWFGGTVNMKNLIAYRTWDDDWDTDWGYSGKVQYGVSLRDPNVADQSGSNGFESDNFNPGAPATGPNAGLPLTAAVFANMSNFLTAGTPPTGNTSGGSGPYQSAMHLRRNTSLSIFNSIMVGYPEGLRLDAQTGTTNTLDNATSGALQLHGVVVANSTTPVRGAQSITNDQAITFFNTAAYKNQIIPSASLATLLLNAQTFNLSGGASFLPQSGSPLLSGAIWDGKGADAFFTKETFIGAFGTTDWTKGWANWDPQNTPYN, from the coding sequence ATGCAATTTCTTAGAAACTGGCAGTATTCATTGCTCCTATTACTGGGGCTCACGGTAGCGTTCACTGCGTGTAAAAACGACGATGAGCCAGCAGCAGTGTTGAGTATTACGGGTATTAATCCCACATCGGCTCCGATTAGTAGCACGGTTACTATCACGGGTACATTATTCAATTCGACACCGTCGAGCAACACAGTAACATTTACGGGCAATGCAGTTGCCACGATTATTTCGGCAACATCCACACAATTAGTAGTTACAGTTCCTTCGGGCGCTCAAAATGGACCTATCACTGTATCAACGGGTGGCCAGACGGCAACTAGCTCTGTGTCTTTCTCATTAAGCAATCGACCAGTTGTTACGAAAGTGGGTAGTATTACCGCCAATGAAACCTGGACCGCAGATAATATTTACCTAATGAAAGGTTTTGTTATCGTTGATAACAACGCAACATTGACGATTCAGGCTGGAACGATTATCAAAGGAGCCGGCAAAGCTGATGATCCTTCTGGTCAACAGCGTGGAGCTACCCTGATTGTTCGTCCCGGTGCTAAACTGATGGCCGTTGGTACAGCCGATGCACCGATTGTCTTTACATCTAATCAGCCTGCCGGGGCCCGGAATTATGGCGACTGGGGGGGGATTGCTCTATTTGGAAAAGCGCCTATCAACCAGCCAAGTGCTACAACGTTTGAAGGTGGTCTGCCCGGAACAGTTGGTACCTATAGCGACGTAAATGATAACTCGGGCACAATGCAATATATGCGCGTTGAGTTTGGGGGTATTGCTTTGCTGGCTAATAGTGAAATTAACGGGATCTCGCTATATGGTGTTGGGGCTGGTACAACCATGGATCACATTCAGGTTTCCTACTCGGGCGATGATGCCTACGAGTGGTTTGGTGGGACGGTTAACATGAAAAACCTGATTGCCTACAGAACCTGGGACGACGATTGGGATACCGACTGGGGCTATTCGGGTAAAGTTCAGTATGGGGTTTCATTGCGTGACCCAAATGTAGCTGACCAATCGGGTTCAAATGGTTTTGAGTCTGATAACTTTAACCCTGGTGCGCCAGCAACTGGCCCAAATGCTGGTCTGCCGTTAACGGCTGCTGTGTTTGCCAACATGAGTAACTTCCTGACGGCTGGTACTCCTCCAACCGGAAATACATCGGGTGGTAGCGGTCCATACCAGTCGGCTATGCACCTTCGTCGGAACACCAGCCTGAGCATTTTCAACTCAATTATGGTTGGTTATCCTGAAGGCTTACGTCTGGATGCTCAGACTGGTACAACCAACACGTTGGATAACGCAACGAGCGGGGCATTACAATTGCACGGTGTAGTAGTTGCCAACTCAACAACTCCGGTTCGCGGAGCCCAGTCAATTACCAACGACCAAGCTATTACGTTCTTCAACACAGCTGCTTATAAAAACCAGATCATTCCGAGTGCAAGTCTGGCTACGCTGTTGTTAAATGCGCAAACATTCAACCTGAGCGGTGGGGCTAGCTTTTTGCCTCAGTCAGGTTCTCCGCTATTGTCAGGAGCAATTTGGGATGGCAAAGGCGCTGATGCATTCTTTACCAAAGAAACCTTCATTGGAGCATTCGGAACAACCGACTGGACCAAAGGCTGGGCTAACTGGGATCCTCAGAATACGCCTTATAACTAA
- a CDS encoding TonB-dependent receptor, whose protein sequence is MNRNLIIVLFSLFSTAVLAQTGTVRGTIKDSKTKEALIGCTVRIDGTQLGGTTDINGGFSIANVPAGTQKVVISYVSYQSKEIPNVRVESGNTTAIDTELDEEGKSLQEVVVRANRATNTEVAVITEIKQLKPIAVGISAQQIVKSQDRDAAAAIRRVPGVSIVDNRFVLIRGLAARYNSVLINDVITPSTEVDTRSFSFDLVPSNIIDRMIVFKSGSADLPGDFAGGVVKIYTKRRPDQNFTDAGMTIGYRANTTFANVQSHSRSGLNWLGLWSADQQLPSSFPKNAASFDALNPAQRAAYGRLLPNTWGLKDVSVMPDIRFAFNTGRRFDIGNVRISNLTSINYAMTNQVANIAFKLYDNGTVANSIASNYNDANYARATRLGILHNWSARFSPGFTLEWKTLYNQLSTTETVVRTGQDIANSNDVQSYSERFENRSILTTQLAGEHSISELTKINWIGSFGYTGRWEPDWKRIRYTRPLDSTEPFTIVAPNDATASEAGRFYSKLHEYVVSAIANGEHTFGNPTDREPNRIRFGVYGERKNRDYAARFYGYVSPSLIAKQRSLGTAFDPQYVNGQSGENGGFTILDGTRDLDSYRGINSYLAGYVSGDVYFGPKANLTIGFRGEYNDQTIRATLQNVDRKLASNKIFSPLPSLNFTYKLSDRTNLRFAYSSSVNRPEIRELAPFRYYDFNLLADIQGNTTLTTATIQNVDAKWEFYPSPNELISVTGFYKHFNKPIEALLLVQTNTLAYTYFNSKSAQNYGVELEVRKGFANSASLFLQNLSVVGNVSLIKSKITVGDVVTAPDLSGQINEYRNSTDSERPLAGQSPYLINLGAYYTAPNSGWQANILYNVFGQRIFTVGNIQNPTVYEMPRNVVDLNITKQFNNKIELRLGIQDILNQPVRFAQDFNRDGKIGSDVTSQTANADQVIRRFKRGSYYTISAVYTFGRRMIIP, encoded by the coding sequence ATGAACCGAAATTTAATTATTGTTCTCTTCTCTCTCTTCTCTACCGCCGTTCTGGCGCAGACAGGTACCGTTAGGGGTACCATTAAAGATAGTAAAACAAAAGAAGCACTGATTGGCTGTACTGTTCGAATCGATGGTACACAACTGGGAGGAACGACCGACATTAACGGCGGTTTTTCAATTGCCAATGTTCCTGCCGGAACGCAAAAAGTTGTTATCTCATACGTATCCTATCAATCGAAAGAAATTCCAAACGTACGGGTCGAATCGGGCAATACGACAGCCATCGACACCGAACTCGACGAAGAAGGCAAATCGCTACAGGAAGTTGTGGTTCGGGCCAATCGGGCAACCAATACCGAAGTAGCCGTTATCACCGAGATCAAACAACTCAAACCCATTGCAGTTGGTATTTCGGCTCAGCAAATTGTGAAATCGCAGGACCGCGATGCAGCCGCAGCTATCCGCCGGGTACCGGGCGTGAGTATTGTCGACAATCGCTTCGTACTGATTCGCGGATTGGCTGCCCGCTACAACTCCGTACTGATCAACGACGTGATTACCCCTTCGACCGAAGTGGACACTCGTTCGTTCTCATTCGATCTGGTACCGAGCAACATCATCGACCGGATGATTGTCTTCAAGTCGGGATCTGCCGATTTGCCGGGTGATTTTGCGGGCGGTGTTGTTAAAATATATACCAAACGTCGTCCCGATCAGAATTTTACGGATGCTGGTATGACAATTGGCTACCGTGCCAATACGACGTTTGCCAATGTGCAGTCGCACAGTCGTAGTGGCCTGAACTGGTTAGGCTTATGGAGCGCCGATCAGCAGCTTCCGAGTAGTTTTCCGAAAAATGCAGCAAGTTTTGATGCGTTAAATCCTGCCCAGCGAGCTGCCTACGGCCGACTTCTACCAAATACCTGGGGGCTGAAAGATGTATCGGTAATGCCCGACATTCGCTTTGCTTTCAACACTGGCCGCCGGTTCGATATTGGAAATGTTCGTATTAGCAATCTGACCAGCATTAACTATGCGATGACTAATCAGGTCGCTAACATCGCTTTTAAGTTGTATGACAACGGTACGGTAGCGAACTCGATTGCTTCGAATTATAATGATGCCAATTACGCCCGGGCTACGCGTCTGGGTATTCTCCATAACTGGTCGGCTCGCTTTTCACCCGGATTTACGTTAGAGTGGAAAACGCTCTATAACCAATTAAGCACAACTGAAACGGTTGTTCGTACGGGTCAGGATATTGCCAATAGTAACGATGTACAGAGTTACTCTGAGCGTTTCGAGAATCGTAGTATTTTAACGACGCAACTGGCCGGTGAGCATTCAATTAGCGAACTGACGAAAATTAACTGGATCGGTAGTTTTGGCTATACCGGTCGGTGGGAGCCTGACTGGAAACGGATTCGTTATACACGTCCTTTAGATTCTACCGAGCCATTTACGATTGTAGCGCCTAACGATGCAACTGCCAGCGAAGCAGGTCGCTTCTATTCAAAACTGCACGAATATGTAGTATCGGCTATTGCCAATGGCGAGCATACATTTGGTAACCCAACCGATCGTGAACCGAATCGTATTCGGTTTGGTGTATATGGTGAACGTAAGAACCGCGATTATGCTGCCCGTTTTTATGGCTATGTATCGCCCTCGTTGATTGCTAAACAGCGGAGCCTGGGTACGGCTTTCGATCCGCAGTATGTGAACGGACAGAGTGGAGAAAACGGCGGATTTACGATTCTAGACGGAACCCGGGATCTGGATTCATACCGGGGGATCAATAGTTATCTGGCAGGGTATGTGTCGGGGGATGTTTATTTCGGACCGAAAGCAAATCTGACAATCGGATTTCGGGGCGAATATAACGACCAGACAATCAGAGCCACGTTGCAGAATGTTGATCGCAAACTGGCCTCGAACAAAATCTTTAGCCCACTACCCTCGCTTAACTTTACCTATAAGCTAAGTGATCGTACAAACCTTCGGTTCGCTTATTCGTCGTCTGTAAACCGTCCCGAAATCCGGGAATTGGCACCATTCCGTTATTACGACTTCAACCTGCTGGCTGATATTCAGGGTAATACAACGCTAACCACCGCAACGATCCAAAACGTTGATGCAAAGTGGGAATTTTATCCTTCGCCAAACGAACTGATTTCGGTAACGGGTTTCTACAAGCATTTCAATAAGCCAATTGAGGCCCTGCTGCTGGTACAGACCAATACACTGGCTTATACTTACTTCAATAGCAAATCGGCTCAGAACTATGGGGTCGAACTGGAAGTCCGCAAAGGGTTTGCGAACTCAGCCAGCCTCTTCCTGCAAAACCTGTCAGTTGTTGGTAACGTGTCGCTGATCAAAAGTAAGATCACTGTAGGGGATGTGGTTACTGCACCAGACCTGAGTGGACAGATCAATGAATATCGCAACTCGACGGATTCTGAGCGGCCTCTGGCAGGGCAGTCGCCCTATCTGATCAACCTAGGTGCATATTATACCGCGCCTAACTCGGGCTGGCAGGCTAATATTCTATATAACGTTTTTGGACAGCGGATTTTCACGGTCGGAAACATTCAGAACCCAACGGTTTACGAAATGCCTCGTAACGTAGTGGATTTGAATATTACGAAACAGTTCAACAATAAAATCGAGCTGCGTTTGGGCATTCAGGACATTCTCAATCAGCCTGTTCGTTTTGCGCAGGACTTCAATCGCGATGGCAAAATTGGCAGCGACGTAACTTCACAAACGGCCAATGCCGATCAGGTTATTCGTCGCTTCAAACGTGGTAGTTACTATACAATAAGCGCAGTTTACACGTTTGGCCGCCGAATGATAATACCTTAA